In Balaenoptera ricei isolate mBalRic1 chromosome 4, mBalRic1.hap2, whole genome shotgun sequence, the following are encoded in one genomic region:
- the LOC132365580 gene encoding trefoil factor 3: MSLLGRRGMFSEPTGPQSPPVTMEARKFWLLVMVLALVSSSSTGQYVGLSPNQCKVPAKERVDCGYPEVTPEQCNNRGCCFDSSISGVPWCFKPLQETECTF; this comes from the exons ATGAGTCTTCTCGGCCGACGTGGCATGTTCTCTGAGCCGACAGGTCCCCAGAGCCCGCCCGTgaccatggaggccagaaagtTCTGGCTGCTGGTGATGGTCCTGGCCTTGGTGTCCTCCAGCTCTACTGGGCAGTACGTGGGCCTGT CGCCGAACCAGTGCAAGGTCCCGGCCAAGGAGAGGGTAGACTGCGGCTACCCCGAGGTCACCCCCGAGCAGTGCAACAACCGGGGCTGCTGCTTCGACTCCAGCATCTCCGGGGTGCCCTGGTGCTTCAAGCCCCTGCAGGAAACAG AATGCACCTTCTGA